In one window of Hyla sarda isolate aHylSar1 chromosome 1, aHylSar1.hap1, whole genome shotgun sequence DNA:
- the MFHAS1 gene encoding malignant fibrous histiocytoma-amplified sequence 1 codes for MMAAAVGPKDACDLKTARLWRDAALRSRKLRSSLRQLTLSCGEHNKLILPEDLGDVEVLNLGNNSLEDVPEGLRSLSAGNLHVLILRRNKLLSVPSAVYELGRLTELDMSHNRLSCLTEAVGLLSQLKKLCLSHNKLQTLPRQIGSLLRLEELDVSFNRITQLPDSMHGLGRLRALDLDHNELGSFPQQILQLPALEELDFSGNKRLCSSCSLPDGIRAMTPLKILWLSSTGLCTLPDPFCELTNLESLMLDNNHLSSLPERFGALQRLRMINLSSNSFQEFPKALLLLQDLEELYLSRNKFTVLPEGISNLFRLVTLWLDNNRIRYLPDTIVELCLLEELVLQGNQIAILPDHFGKLSKVNIWKIKDNPLIQPPYEVCMKGIPYIAAYQKELAHSQPAVKPRLKLVLTGLKNAGKTVLRHCLTDSQQPSCILGNTAIEVTNWTADAERGLTFIVYDLAGDQSYDTINPFFLSPGALYVLAVNLKTYVSKQFYTSVGYFLHFISAKVPHAVVCIVGTHADLCEERDIEEKCLAIHHQIALQEKKDSETLQNLAQSVDEALSQDYDMRASNPHAAFYGVSDKNLRRKKAQFQYLMNNRLQILSPVLCVSCHNFSNIRRLREKLLSVAEHREIFPNLHRVLPKSWQMLEELHFKPQELWLTWWDSARLGLQAGLTEDRLQSALSYLHESGKLLYFEDNATLKEYVFHNLTKLIDILNVFFQRDASVLLQKLMSDTNVDDLKAAQLHHYVEGFLLHGLLPTHIIRLLLKPHIKTQQDLQLILELLEKMGLCYCINKHKSKPLNGATAWYKFPCYVKNEVPHAEAWINGTNISGQSLAVEQLQIEYSFPFIFPPGLFARFSVQINSHIVHRSDGKFQIFAYRGKVPVVVSFRPSKGALQSDILSIASHASLPNIWTAWQAITPLVEELNALLQEWPGLYYTVNVLCSKCLKRGSPNPHTFPGELLTQPRPEGIKEIICPKNGSERVNVALVYPPTPTVISPCSK; via the coding sequence ATgatggcagcagcagtaggacCCAAGGATGCCTGTGACCTGAAGACTGCCCGGCTATGGAGGGACGCGGCTCTGCGCTCCAGGAAGCTGCGGAGCAGTCTGCGCCAGCTGACCCTGAGCTGTGGCGAGCACAACAAGCTCATCCTCCCGGAGGACCTGGGCGACGTGGAAGTGCTGAACCTGGGCAACAACTCCCTGGAGGACGTGCCCGAGGGCCTGCGGAGCCTGTCTGCCGGCAACCTGCACGTCCTGATCCTGCGCAGGAACAAGCTGCTCAGCGTGCCCTCCGCCGTGTACGAGCTGGGCCGGCTCACCGAGCTCGACATGAGCCACAACCGGCTGAGCTGCCTGACCGAGGCGGTGGGGCTACTGAGCCAGCTGAAGAAGCTGTGCCTGAGCCACAACAAGCTGCAGACCCTGCCCCGGCAGATCGGCTCCCTGCTGCGCCTGGAGGAGCTGGACGTCAGCTTCAACCGGATCACTCAGCTACCTGACAGCATGCACGGGCTGGGCCGCCTCCGAGCCCTGGACCTGGACCACAACGAGCTGGGCAGCTTCCCTCAGCAGATCCTTCAGCTGCCTGCACTGGAGGAGCTGGACTTCTCTGGTAACAAGAGGCTCTGCAGCAGCTGCTCCCTTCCTGATGGCATACGAGCCATGACACCCCTGAAGATCctgtggctgagcagcactggccTCTGCACCCTGCCTGACCCCTTCTGTGAGCTGACCAATCTAGAGAGCCTGATGCTGGACAACAATCACCTCTCCAGCCTACCCGAGCGGTTCGGGGCACTGCAGAGGTTAAGGATGATCAACCTGTCCTCCAACTCCTTCCAGGAGTTCCCCAaggccctgctgctgctccagGACCTGGAGGAGCTCTACCTGAGCCGCAACAAGTTCACTGTGCTGCCAGAGGGCATCTCCAACTTGTTCAGGCTGGTCACCTTGTGGCTGGATAACAACAGGATAAGGTACCTGCCAGACACCATCGTGGAGCTCTGCTTGCTGGAGGAGCTGGTATTGCAAGGTAACCAAATAGCAATTCTCCCAGATCACTTTGGGAAGCTATCCAAAGTCAATATCTGGAAGATCAAAGACAACCCTTTAATTCAGCCTCCTTATGAGGTGTGCATGAAAGGGATCCCTTACATTGCTGCTTATCAAAAAGAACTTGCCCATTCACAGCCTGCAGTCAAGCCAAGGTTAAAGCTGGTTCTCACTGGCCTCAAGAATGCAGGCAAAACTGTGCTGAGACATTGCCTGACGGACAGTCAGCAACCCAGCTGTATACTGGGGAACACGGCCATAGAAGTCACCAACTGGACAGCTGATGCCGAGCGAGGACTTACTTTTATAGTGTATGACTTAGCTGGGGACCAGAGCTACGATACTATCAACCCCTTCTTCCTCTCCCCTGGTGCTTTATATGTTCTGGCAGTGAATCTAAAGACCTATGTCTCCAAGCAGTTTTATACGTCTGTAGGCTATTTTCTACATTTTATCAGTGCCAAGGTACCACATGCAGTTGTATGCATAGTAGGAACTCATGCAGATTTATGCGAGGAAAGGGACATTGAGGAGAAATGTCTTGCTATACACCACCAGATAGCTCTGCAGGAAAAAAAGGATTCAGAGACCTTACAAAATCTGGCACAGTCTGTGGATGAAGCTCTTAGCCAAGACTATGACATGCGTGCCTCAAACCCTCATGCAGCTTTTTATGGTGTCAGTGATAAGAATCTGAGACGGAAGAAAGCCCAGTTCCAATATCTCATGAATAACCGTCTTCAGATCCTCTCCCCAGTCCTCTGTGTTAGCTGCCACAATTTTTCGAACATTAGGCGCTTGAGGGAAAAGCTCCTGTCCGTGGCAGAACACAGAGAGATTTTCCCAAACTTGCATCGAGTTCTTCCCAAATCCTGGCAAATGCTGGAGGAATTGCACTTTAAACCTCAGGAGCTGTGGCTGACCTGGTGGGACTCAGCACGCCTAGGCCTACAGGCGGGCCTTACCGAGGACAGGCTGCAGAGCGCCCTGTCCTACTTACATGAGAGTGGCAAGCTGCTCTACTTTGAGGACAATGCCACTCTTAAAGAGTATGTTTTTCACAATCTGACAAAATTGATTGACATCCTGAATGTCTTTTTCCAGAGGGACGCCTCAGTCCTGCTACAGAAACTCATGAGTGACACTAATGTGGACGATCTAAAGGCTGCCCAGTTACATCACTATGTGGAAGGGTTCCTACTTCATGGACTGTTGCCCACTCATATCATTAGGTTACTCCTTAAGCCACATATCAAAACACAGCAAGACCTGCAGCTTATACTAGAACTTCTGGAGAAGATGGGGCTCTGTTACTGTATCAATAAACACAAGTCCAAACCACTGAATGGGGCCACTGCTTGGTACAAGTTCCCTTGCTATGTTAAGAATGAGGTGCCTCATGCGGAGGCTTGGATCAATGGTACAAACATATCAGGACAGTCTCTTGCGGTTGAACAGCTTCAGATAGAATACAGCTTTCCCTTCATATTTCCACCTGGCTTGTTTGCCCGTTTTAGCGTCCAAATTAATAGTCATATTGTGCACCGTTCAGATGGGAAATTTCAGATCTTTGCCTACAGGGGGAAAGTGCCAGTTGTTGTAAGCTTTCGACCGTCAAAAGGAGCCTTACAGTCAGACATTTTGTCAATTGCCAGCCATGCTTCACTGCCTAATATATGGACTGCATGGCAGGCAATAACCCCATTGGTGGAAGAACTGAATGCACTATTACAAGAATGGCCAGGCCTATACTACACAGTAAATGTCCTATGCTCCAAGTGCCTTAAGAGGGGATCGCCAAATCCGCACACCTTCCCAG